ATCCGCAGAACTGCAGCTCTTCCATCACACTGATACCAGTAGGAAACCGGCAGCCACACTTTCAGCTCCtcttccccgatttccttcgctctattggcagtcgtgccttcagctgcctaggcccgaagctatggaattccctccccaaacccatccgccacctcttttaagacccttattaatacctacctctttgaccagattTTGTATGATGATCGCTCCcgcgaagcgctttgggacgttttactacgtaatatgagatatatatatatatatatatgtgtgtctaATATTTATTTGATCCCTGGGTCTGTCATTTTCTGCTGGGTCCACCAGCACCACATTCCTTGTTCTTAATTCCCTTGTGGAAGCACCAACCACCGGGAAGTCTGTAATGTGTCCCTGTACTGTTAGTGCCAGGAGCCGGCATCACTGTCCGCGTTCGGGCCGGGAACCACAGGGGCTTTCAGAGCCATGGAACTGTAGCCCGGCACTTTTAGGAGTCGGGAAACTAGGATAAAGGGAGATGTGGCAGCTGGCCTGTTGACCCTATGTCAATGTTTCCAGAGTTCAGGTATTAGAAAATATTGTTTTAACAGAAACGTTAATGAGCAGTGTGCGCCACCACAATGGGGCATCTGAACTGGGCACAGGGAGGTCTCTACAATTATTTGttatgttatttatattaatgatttggatgagaatttaggaggcatggttagtaagtttgcagatgacaccaagattggtggcattgtggacagtgaagaaggttatctaggattgcaacgggatcttgataaattgggccagtgggccgatgaatgtgaggtgatgcattttggtagatcgattcgggccaggacctactctgttaatggtagggcattggggagagttatagaacaaagagatctaggagtacaggttcatagctccttgaaagtggagtcacaggtggatagggtggtgaagaaggcattcagcatgcttggtttcattggtcagaacattgaatacaggagttgggatgtcttgttcaagttgtacaagacattagtaaggccccacttggaatactgtgtacagttttggtcaccctactatagaaaggatattattaaactagaaagagtgcagaaaagatttacgaagATGCAaccgggacctgatggtttgacttatagggagaggttggatagactgggacttttttccctggagagtaggaggttaaggggtgatcttatagaagtctataaaatactgaggggcatagataaggtagatagtcaaaatcttttcccaaaggtaggggagtctataacgaggggacatagatttaaggtgagaggggagagatacaaagggtccagaggggcaattttttcactcaaagggtggtgagtgtctggaacgagctgccagaggcagtagtagaggcgggtacaattttgtcttttaaaaagcatttggacagtgacatgggccaagtgcaggcaattgggactagcttagtggtataaactgggcgacatggacatgttgggccgaagggcctgtttccatgttgtgacttctatgatatgattctatgaattcactGTAATGCTTTATAACCCCAGACCGTGGCTTAATTCTCCTCCAATGCGAGAGACGGGACACATGGCTGTGGAATAAGTGAGGGGTGTTATTATTGGTGTTGAAAAGTGGAGCAGACATAGTTTCAAAGGATCTTTTAGCATGAGCGCGATTGGTGACCAAAGACTTTTTTATTTCTATAAAATATACATGTCTATTGACGCAGGTTTTTCTATAATCCGTTGAATGTCTCAAAACAAGAACCAGGCGTCAAGAGTAAATTCAGCAACTGAGGTACAGCGAATGGACAGTCCTGGGTTTGTAAAGAGACCTGATCATTGAGCGAGTACCGACCTGTCCCCCTCCGCCTGCCCTCAGACCCCTTGCTCTGGGAAAGTGCAGAGTGGAGACTAAACACGTCCCACCGGGAAGGAAGACCGACCCGGGGCTGGATCCCCGGGTAGACCGTCGAGGGTTTCCCGCCCATCACCGGGAGTGAGCCTGGGCTGGAGAATCGGGCTCAACATTTACTATCGAACCCACAAAGTGCAGCTGAGCCGCCGCTCGGTCCGAGGCGCATTCGGGGCTCGCGTTCTCTCCGGGTTGAATCACAGTCGCCTCCTTGCTGAATGTCCAAGGAGATCGAGAGAGTCCTGGAGCTCAGTCCGGATTCCCGGGGTCACCGGAGCGGACACTCCACCTGATTATCGCCGCACTCAACACACCCGGGGACCGGGTCCCGTCCACAGGTCCCTCCGGCCGGTCACTGGCCCCCGGCTCCGGCCCAAACTCCAGTCCCTTTGGCCCGGTCACTGCCGCCCGCCAGAGCCGCCTCCCCGGGCTGGCCGCTCCTCCTCTCCAGCCCCGGGCTCGGTGTCCGGGGTGCCGCCGGGTGCGGGAGCCGCTGTGCCGGGTCCTGTCCGCAGCTCCTCGCTCAGGGCCCCGATGTAGATTTGCGCCATCTGCAGGGTCTCGTACTTGGACAGCTGCCTCTGGCTCCTCAGCTCGGGGATGACGCTCCGGAGCAGGTCGAAGCCCGCGTTCAACCCGTTCATCCGCCGCCTCTCCCGGGCGTTGGCGGCCAGGCGCCGCCGCTTCTGCAGCCCGCCCACGGCGCCCTGCTCCCGGCCGGGGAGAGCCAGGTACTCGGGGCAGCTCCACCTGCCCGGGGCTCCGGCTCCGGCTCCGTCCCGCCAGCTCTCTGCGCTCTCTACTCCGCCCTGGGCCATGCTGGGGCGCCGCTCCCGCCGGGCGCAAAGTTTGGCGAAAGTTCCGGCAAAGTTTGCTGGATTTTAAAGCTGGTCGCGTGTGAGCAGCCAATGGGAGCAGAGGCTGTATCCCGGTCGCGTGTGGGCAGCCAATCGCTCGGCTCCATCACAAAGGGTCCAAGGAGCTCATTTAATTCAGATTATCTCCACTTCAATAAGGACAGAATTCAAATTAATCGACTGGACAAAAGGCGCTTTCTGTGAAGAATGGTTTACAAGGAAAGGCCTTAAACAAGGGGCAACATCACAGAGGGCAGTGCCTGAGCGGTCCAGTGTCAATGTGCAGTCAGCCGCTTTGCGCTGGTGAACTTGCTACAGGTCAATTTAAAAGAGCAACACCGATTGCCCGTAAAAAGTCATTGACATAACGAGGCAGCGCGGCCCCgcaccttcctccccctcctcagtgCGGAGTCCGACCTGGAGCATTACCTCCGGTACCTGATCCAATTGTAAATTCTTCATACCTGAGCCTAGATAACTGTCATAACTGCAAAAAAGTCAGATGGGTTTTACAATTAGAAGCATCCAATACAAACACAAAGGGAAGGCTAAACCACTGATTGGGCTCAAGTTCGCGTATTATGTCCGGTTTTGGGCTCCTTAATTTAGAAAGGATCTCATGGCCATGGAGATGGTAGAGAAGAGATTTATTAAGatgctaccagggatgagagggggTTAACTTTGGGAACTGGTGAGAATAATTGGGACTCCTTTTATAGAGTAGAAAAAGTTAGGAGATctgagagaggtgttcaaaattaagaggagtTTTGAGAAGCTAAATTAAGGTgcgttagggtcagggttagggtaaTATATAATCAACAAAATAAATGAAGGGAGAGGTTTGGAGAATTGTTAAGACATAGAATTCTGACCAGAAACTGTGGTGgatcagaatccataatagcctttaaaaagaaagtggataaatatttgaaaaagaaaaaaaggtaaGGAATTATTAGATTAATAAACTGCCAGTCAATGAAATTAAGGGTTGTCACTCACATTTTACTCTTGCCGGTTGTGAAATTATCAGAACCTTTCAGCTGATTACAGAGTTCTGTTCCCAGGTATTCAGTTCTCTCTATATTCTATGTTGTGAGTTAACATGatattgaggaaaaactttactcTGACAAGTGGTTTTCTCAGTTAAGGTTTGGGCGACTGTTTCAATGCAATCTGCGAGCTGCTCAAGGACCGGTGAGCAGTTCCACTGAAAATAGATTTATATATTTAGCAAAAGCTATTCATTCTGTTCAAAGTGATTAAGAATGTTCCAGAATATCTCACCTGTCTAAATAAACGCTGCAGATAAACACCCACTTAATCCCAACCCAACGGCATGGGTTGTAAAGAATAGTTAGTAAAACTCACTGATACTGTGGTTCTACGGTATTAACAAACCAGACCTAAAGCTCATtgcctgttttttttaatattcgttcacgggatgtgggcgtcgctggtgaggccggcatttattgcccatccctaattacccttgagaaggtggtggtgagccaccttcttgaaccgcttcagtccatgtggtgaaggttctcccacagtgctgttaggaagggagttccaggattttgacccggcgacgatgaaggaacggcgatatatttccaaatcgagaCTCCCAACTGCGCAGCGCTCTGTTGAGGGGCAAAATCAGAATAATAGTTTCATAATAGCAAATAACTGTTAATGTTCTTCAGAGAAGTCTGGGAACCACTGACATTTCAGAGAACTCTGAGCCATGAAGTGACtccagagagagacattgagatacatgcagacaaagagggagagaaacacacacacagacagagacactgagagaaagacacagagaatcatagaagtttacaacatggaaacaggcccttcggcccaacatgtccatgtcgcccagtttataccactaagctagtcccaattgcctgcacttggcccatatccctctatacccatcttacccatgtaactgtccaaatgctttttaaaagacaaaattgtacccgcctctactactgcctctggcagctcgttccggacactcaccaccctttgagtgaaaaaattgcccttctggacccttttgtatctctcccctctcaccttaaatctgtgccccctcgttatagactcccctacctttgggaaaagattttgactatctaccttatctatgcccctcattattttatagacttctataagatcatccctaaacctcctactctccattgaaaaaagtctcagtctatccaacctctccctataagtcaaaccatcaagtcccggcagcatcctagtaaatcttttctgcattctttctagtttaataatatccttactataatagggtgaccagaactgtacacagtattccaagtggggccttactaatgtcttgtacaacttcaacaagacatcccaactcctgtattcaatgttctgaccaatgaaaccaagcatgctgaatgccttcttcaccaccctatccacctgtgactccactttcaaggagctataaacctgtactcctagatctctttgttctataactctccccaacgccctaccattaacggagtaggtcctggcccgattcgatctaccaaaatgcatcacctcacatttatctaaattaaactccatctgccattcatcggcccactggcccaatttatcaagatcccgttgcaatcctagataaccttcttcactgtccacaatgccaccaatcttggtgtcatctgcaaacttactaaccatgcctcctaaattcttatccaaatcattaatataaataacaaatgacagcggacccagtaccgatccctgaggcacaccgctggtcacaggcctccagtttgaaaaacagccctctacaaccaccctctgtcttctgtcgtcaatccaattttgtatccaattggctacctcgccTTGGATCCCgtcagatttaaccttatgtaacaacctaccatgcggtaccttgtcaaaggctttgctaaagtccatgtagaccacgtctactgcacagccctcatctatcttcttggttaccccttcaaaaaactcaatcaaattcgtgagacatgattttcctctcacaaaaccatgctgactgttcctaatcagtccctgcctctccaaatgcctgtagatcctgtctctcagaataccctctaacaacttacccactacagatgtcaggctcaccagtctgtagttcccaggcttttccctgccgcccttcttaaacaaaggcacaacatttgctaccctccaatcttcaggcacctcacctgtagctgtcgatgattcaaatatctctgctaggggacccgcaatttcctccctaacctcccataacgtcctgggatatatttcatcaggtcccggagatttatctaccttgatgcgcgttaagacttccagcacctccatctctgtaatatgtacactcctcaagacatctctatttatttccccaagttcccatgcctttctcaaccgtaaataccgatgcgaaatattcattttggatctcacccatctcttgtggttccgcacatagatgaccttgttgatccttaagaggccctactctctcccttgttactcttttgccctttatgtatttgtagaagctctttggattctcctttgccttatctgccaaagcaatctcatgtcccctttttgccctcctgatttctctcttaactctactccggcaatctctatactcttcaagggatccacttgatcccagctgtctatgcatgtcatatgcctccttcttctttttgactagggcctcaatctcccgagtcatccaaggttccctacttctaccagccttgcccttcactttataaggaatgtgcttaccctgaaccctggttaacacacttttgaaggcctcccacttaccagacgtccctttgcctgccaacagactctcccaatcaacttctgaaagttcctgtctaataccatcaaaattggccattccccaatttagaattttaacttttggtccagacctatccttctccatagctatcttaaaactaatggaattatgatcactggtcccaaagtgatccctcactaacacttctgtcacctgcccttccttatttcccaagaggaggtcaagttttggcccctctctagtcgggccatccacatactgaatgagaaattcctcctgaatacactcaacaaatttctctccatccaagcccctaatgctatggctgtcccagtcaatgttgggaaagttaaagtcccctactattaccaccctatttttcttgcagctgtctgtaatctccttacatatttgctcctcaatttcccgttgactatttgggggtctgtagtacaatcctatcaaagtgatctatcccttcttatttttcagttctacccatatagactcagtgggcgaaccctcggatatatcccctctcactactgccgtgatgttctccctaatcaagaacgcaactccccctcctctcttacctcctgctctatctttcctatagcatctgtaccctggaacattgagctgccagtcctgcccctcccttagccatgtttcagcaatagctataacatcccagtcccatgtacccatccatgccctgagttcatctgccttgcccatcagacttcttgcattgaaataaatgcagtttaatctagacttcccttggtctttgccctgctttctcagaccatctgtccggtcatgttttgtacactctcccttactgccttttgtttctgtcatcactttacttcccactgacttcctgcatcggttcccatccccctgccacattagtttaaaccctccccaacagcactagcaaacactccccctaggacattggttccagtcctgcccagatgcagagaaacacacacacacagagacactgagaaatacacacacagacactgagaaatacacacacacagagacactgagagatacacacacagacagagacacagaaatatacacacacagacagagacactgagaaatacacacagatagagacactgagagatacacacacagacagagacactgagagaaacacacacacagacactgagaaatacacacacagacactgagaaatacacacacagacactgagaaatacacacacagacagagacactgagaaatacacacacagacagagatacTGAGAactacacacagacagagacactgagaaatacacacacagagggggacactgagaaatacacacacagacagagacactgagagaaacacacagacagagacactgagaaatacacacacagacagagacactgagaaatacacacacagacagagacactgagaaatacacacacagacagagacactgagaaatacacacacagacagagacactgagagaaacacacagacagagacactgagagaaatacacacagacagagacactgagaaatacacaacagacagagacactgagaaataacacacacagacagagacactgagagaaacacacagacagagacactgagagaaatacacacagacagagacactgagaaatatacacacagacagagacactgagagaaatacacacagacagagacactgagagaaatacacacagacagagacactgagaaatacacatacagacagagacactgagagaaacacacacagacagagacactgagaaatacacacacagacagagacactgagagaaac
Above is a genomic segment from Heptranchias perlo isolate sHepPer1 chromosome 36, sHepPer1.hap1, whole genome shotgun sequence containing:
- the LOC137303938 gene encoding transcription factor ATOH1-like gives rise to the protein MAQGGVESAESWRDGAGAGAPGRWSCPEYLALPGREQGAVGGLQKRRRLAANARERRRMNGLNAGFDLLRSVIPELRSQRQLSKYETLQMAQIYIGALSEELRTGPGTAAPAPGGTPDTEPGAGEEERPARGGGSGGRQ